A region from the Hypomesus transpacificus isolate Combined female chromosome 11, fHypTra1, whole genome shotgun sequence genome encodes:
- the slc29a3 gene encoding equilibrative nucleoside transporter 3: MEMDGVEDSVNSAYVPVALHPHMSEDEEAEGQGPDVDRAPLLPKHPTGPLAVRHSPEDSYCMVYAIFFLMGIGSLLPWNFFITAKQYWLFKLSNGSDPAGHIEPRSDLSDYFESYLAIASTVPSVLCLILNYLLINRLSPDVRILSSLFVILVVFIVTTVMVKVDVSGCISQFFTGTMASVALVSGASNLFSGSMFGISGHFPMRISQALISGQAMGGTISAVASVLDLAVAKDVTDSAFFYFLTADMFILLCIIMYLILPKLVYSRYYMLASSCTSPGALSEGTLPHEDTDGLRASAGTVPPLRPILRKTWVLGLCVFYVFYVSIMVFPAVSSGIQSVHKDTGSPWTNTYFVPLTSFFLYNVADFCGRQATFWLQVPGPTSRWLPTLVVLRTILIPLLMFCNYQPRDHFHTVLFTHDLFPVIFTCLLGISNGYLGTLPMIYGPKVVPQELAEATGVVMSFFLTLGLALGSAFSVIIVHCI; the protein is encoded by the exons atggaaATGGAtggtgtggaggacagtgtcaATTCTGCCTACGTGCCTGTTGCTCTCCACCCTCACATGTCTGAGGACGAGGAGGCTGAGGGCCAAGGCCCCGATGTAGATAGGGCTCCACTCTTGCCCAAACACCCCACAGGGCCTCTGGCTGTCCGTCATAGCCCAGAAGACTCATACTGCATGGTATATGCCATATTCTTCCTCATGGGAATTGGCTCCTTACTGCCGTGGAACTTCTTTATAACAGCTAAACAGTACTGGCTGTTCAAGTTGAGCAATGGCTCTGACCCTGCTGGACACATAGAGCCTCGCTCTGACCTCAGC gACTATTTTGAGAGTTATCTAGCCATCGCCTCTACTGTGCCGTCTGTGTTATGTCTTATACTCAACTATCTGCTGATTAACAG GCTGTCCCCCGATGTACGAATCCTGTCCTCCTTGTTTGTAATCTTGGTGGTGTTCATTGTGACCACTGTGATGGTAAAGGTGGATGTGTCAGGCTGCATCAGCCAGTTCTTCACTGGGACTATGGCCAGTGTGGCCCTAGTCAGTGGAGCCTCTAACCTCTTCTCTGGCAGTATGTTTGGAATCAGTGGACATTTTCCTATGAGGATATCGCAGGCTCTTATATCAG GCCAGGCAATGGGGGGCACCATAAGTGCTGTAGCATCCGTGTTGGACCTGGCTGTTGCCAAGGACGTGACAGACAGTGCCTTTTTTTACTTCCTGACTGCTGATATGTTCATCCTGCTCTGCATCATCATGTACCTGATTCTGCCTAAGCTGGTTTATTCACG GTACTACATGTTGGCAAGTTCATGTACCAGTCCAGGAGCTCTCTCAGAGGGAACTCTGCCCCACGAAGACACTGATGGGTTGAGGGCATCTGCAGGCACAGTGCCTCCTCTAAGGCCCATCCTGAGGAAAACTTGGGTActgggtctgtgtgtctttTATGTGTTCTATGTCTCCATCATGGTCTTTCCTGCTGTCTCCTCGGGCATTCAGTCAGTGCACAAGGACACAGGAAGTCCCTGGACTAACACTTACTTTGTGCCACTCACTAGTTTCTTCCTCTACAATGTGGCAGACTTCTGTGGGCGGCAGGCCACCTTCTGGCTACAGGTGCCTGGTCCGACCAGCAGGTGGCTTCCTACCCTAGTGGTGTTGCGTACCATCCTGATCCCCCTCCTTATGTTCTGTAACTACCAGCCCAGGGACCACTTTCACACAGTGCTGTTTACCCATGACCTCTTCCCTGTGATCTTCACCTGCCTTCTGGGTATTTCTAATGGCTACCTTGGCACCCTGCCTATGATCTATGGGCCCAAGGTGGTGCCACAGGAGCTGGCAGAGGCCACTGGGGTGGTCATGTCCTTCTTTCTAACTCTAGGATTGGCATTGGGCTCAGCCTTTTCAGTGATCATCGTCCACTGCATTTGA